In the Cydia fagiglandana chromosome 5, ilCydFagi1.1, whole genome shotgun sequence genome, one interval contains:
- the LOC134664430 gene encoding striatin-interacting protein 1, with protein sequence MMGTNGNGRRGGAKMPDVRRPMEEGDCVNDMESPELDFVYDDCDTQANEIAELYSYTEHPEFQLNVKAFEDIMEEFNLPPSWQRLSNKQQRTVVMKLLEHLDVAVNDIRMRASRCILYLAQGCWAEMQSDAEQAHWARINVMTLYDMGVFTAFVELLNLEIVKSSSAIASRKLAESLADSTNLRVILSVLYLITEYMRTEKDNPDSEFVHLVKNFKEELGTPFGDELLPVKLLSMVTHLCAGTTPHFPMKKVLLLLWKILLVYLGGSKELKERKSRLREKHGLDPITEDTLEIIKGMRASSPPPSAADMLENQNPVGRKMKLSENERALRRQTFMKQTSLDESDEQIFVDKEETGNGSEDYSMEFQSMPADNTQNPNQNPNCPYYMYFKQFESPPPPPPLPRSLPWQSKVRQKDIDMFLDNVRIKFVGYSLPGDRQTIDGLPQPIHEGIDILRKHMYTSLSELQIEREIEIARSPLTRGEKDVEETEVEILYRAMLPNLPQYMIALLKILLAAAPTSTAKAYTFNIMSDLLPEEMPMTVLQSLKLGIDVNRHKEIIVKAITAILLLLLKHFKLNHIYQFEFMSQHLVYANCMPLVLKFFNQNILSYVGAKNSIPIFDFPACVIGEQPELTKECLDIGDSSVPYSWRNVFSCINLLRILNKLTKWKNARIMMLVVFKSAPILKRTLKVRHALMQFYVLKLLKMQTKYLGRQWRKTNMKTISAIYSKVRHRLNDDWAFGNDVDVRPWDFQDEECALRVSVDRFNQRRYGSGGDIEIDLTPLDTDINSVLESNVDLDDEFKENYELWLDQEVYNNEINWDILLTA encoded by the coding sequence ATGATGGGCACGAATGGCAACGGGCGTCGGGGTGGTGCCAAAATGCCCGACGTTCGTCGACCCATGGAGGAAGGCGATTGTGTCAACGATATGGAGAGCCCCGAGCTGGATTTTGTTTACGACGACTGCGATACACAGGCCAACGAGATAGCTGAGCTGTACAGCTACACTGAACACCCTGAGTTCCAGCTGAATGTCAAGGCGTTCGAAGATATTATGGAAGAGTTTAATCTACCGCCCAGTTGGCAGAGGTTGTCCAATAAGCAACAACGGACGGTTGTGATGAAGTTGTTAGAGCACCTGGATGTGGCAGTGAACGACATACGAATGCGGGCGTCTCGCTGTATCCTTTATTTGGCGCAGGGATGCTGGGCGGAGATGCAATCAGACGCCGAGCAAGCTCACTGGGCGCGCATAAACGTGATGACCCTGTATGACATGGGCGTCTTCACCGCTTTTGTCGAACTTCTCAATCTCGAAATTGTGAAAAGCAGCTCTGCTATAGCTTCAAGGAAACTTGCAGAATCACTAGCAGACTCCACAAACCTCAGAGTGATCCTTTCCGTTCTATATTTGATCACTGAGTATATGAGAACTGAAAAAGATAATCCTGACTCTGAGTTTGTACATTTAGTAAAAAACTTTAAAGAAGAACTTGGAACACCTTTTGGTGATGAGTTATTACCTGTCAAACTGTTAAGTATGGTGACACATCTTTGTGCGGGCACAACACCACATTTCCCTATGAAGAAAGTTCTACTGTTATTGTGGAAAATACTTCTGGTGTACTTAGGAGGGTCCAAGGAGCTGAAAGAAAGGAAATCAAGGCTTAGAGAAAAGCATGGCTTAGACCCAATAACTGAAGACACCCTTGAAATAATTAAAGGTATGAGAGCAAGTTCCCCGCCCCCAAGTGCTGCAGACATGCTTGAGAATCAAAACCCTGTTGGGAGAAAAATGAAACTATCAGAAAATGAGCGCGCTTTGAGAAGGCAGACTTTTATGAAGCAAACTTCACTGGATGAATCTGATGAACAAATATTTGTAGACAAGGAAGAAACTGGCAATGGGTCTGAAGACTACTCTATGGAGTTCCAGTCTATGCCTGCAGATAATACACAAAATCCAAATCAAAACCCAAACTGTCCATATTACATGTACTTCAAACAGTTTGAAAGTCCCCCACCACCCCCACCACTGCCACGGAGTTTGCCATGGCAATCAAAAGTCCGGCAGAAAGATATTGACATGTTTCTGGATAATGTCAGAATCAAATTTGTAGGCTACTCTTTACCTGGGGACAGACAGACAATTGATGGTCTCCCGCAACCCATACATGAGGGCATAGATATACTAAGAAAGCACATGTACACCAGTTTGTCTGAGCTTCAAATTGAAAGAGAAATTGAAATAGCCCGCAGTCCCTTAACAAGAGGTGAGAAAGATGTTGAAGAAACTGAAGTAGAAATACTGTATAGAGCCATGCTGCCAAACCTACCGCAGTACATGATTGCACTGTTAAAGATACTCTTAGCAGCTGCACCCACCTCTACAGCTAAAGCTTACACTTTCAACATTATGTCAGATTTACTTCCTGAAGAAATGCCTATGACAGTCCTGCAATCATTGAAACTTGGCATTGATGTCAACAGACACAAAGAGATCATTGTCAAAGCCATCACAGCTATATTACTCCTTCTACTCAAACACTTTAAGTTAAATCACATATATCAATTTGAATTCATGTCACAACATCTAGTCTATGCGAACTGTATGCCGCTTGTTCTAAAGTTTTTCAACCAAAATATCCTGTCATATGTTGGAGCCAAGAATTCAATACCAATATTTGATTTCCCTGCTTGCGTGATTGGTGAGCAACCAGAGTTGACAAAAGAATGTTTGGATATTGGAGACTCCTCAGTTCCATATTCATGGAGAAATGTTTTCTCTTGCATCAATTTACTGAGAATTCTCAACAAGTTGACCAAGTGGAAAAACGCAAGAATAATGATGCTGGTTGTGTTCAAAAGTGCGCCCATTTTGAAACGAACCCTTAAGGTCAGACATGCTCTTATGCAGTTTTACGTACTAAAATTGCTTAAAATGCAGACAAAGTACTTGGGACGTCAATGGAGGAAAACAAATATGAAAACCATCAGTGCCATTTATTCTAAAGTGAGACATAGGTTGAATGATGACTGGGCGTTTGGCAATGATGTAGATGTTCGGCCATGGGATTTCCAAGATGAAGAGTGTGCTTTGAGAGTCAGCGTGGATCGCTTTAATCAGAGAAGATATGGCTCTGGTGGAGACATTGAAATAGATCTTACACCTCTTGACACAGACATAAATAGTGTTCTGGAGTCTAATGTAGATTTGGATGACGAATTCAAAGAAAACTATGAGCTGTGGCTAGATCAGGAAGTGTACAATAATGAAATAAACTGGGATATCCTTCTCACAGCCTGA